The Proteus vulgaris genome has a segment encoding these proteins:
- the yhhQ_2 gene encoding Inner membrane protein yhhQ — protein MYTFTPRQKAVALLWLSLFHILIITSSNYLVQLPISIFGFHTTWEPLLFRLFS, from the coding sequence ATGTATACGTTTACTCCCCGCCAAAAAGCGGTAGCGCTGTTATGGCTTTCTTTATTTCATATCCTGATAATTACATCTAGTAACTATCTTGTGCAATTACCTATCTCCATCTTTGGTTTTCATACCACTTGGGAGCCTTTACTTTTCCGTTTATTTTCCTAG
- the glpB gene encoding anaerobic glycerol-3-phosphate dehydrogenase subunit B: MKFDVIIIGSGLAGLTAGIRLAEAGKSCAIISNGQSALHFSSGSLDLLTHLPDGTSVTHPKKALATLAELAPKHPYSRMGEIQVSTLIEQAQALLASTNGLEYQGSGDENHYRITPVGHSRMSWMSPKRVPIHGIDKALPWKKLAVVGIEGFLDFQPQFASNTLNEQGVEAIPYHIHLPLLDRLRDNPSEFRAVNIARYLDKPENTQALADELKKHVDDSVEAIILPACIGLDAEEPVTLLQQLVGKAICLLPTLPPSLLGIRLHQALKLRFQKAGGLIMPGDRAEEVDLVGNTVTGVHTRNHTDIPIRSEHVVLATGSFFNNGLIAEFDRVYEPLMELDLLEVLPRNEWTQENVFAKQPYMRFGVNTDSQLRPMKYGEVLDNVYAVGAVLGGFDPLNEGCGAGVSMISALYAAQQILQHHKSEQTTSAVVEAAQ, encoded by the coding sequence ATGAAATTTGACGTCATCATTATAGGTAGCGGGCTGGCGGGATTAACGGCGGGTATTCGTCTTGCCGAAGCTGGTAAGTCTTGTGCAATCATTAGCAATGGCCAAAGTGCACTGCATTTTTCGTCAGGTTCACTGGATTTATTGACGCATCTTCCTGATGGAACATCGGTGACTCACCCCAAAAAAGCACTGGCAACTTTGGCAGAGTTAGCACCTAAACATCCTTATAGCCGTATGGGTGAAATACAGGTTTCAACCTTAATTGAACAAGCTCAAGCATTGTTGGCAAGTACAAATGGCCTTGAATATCAAGGTAGTGGTGATGAAAACCATTATCGTATTACGCCAGTAGGGCATTCTCGTATGAGTTGGATGAGTCCCAAACGAGTCCCCATTCATGGTATTGATAAAGCATTGCCGTGGAAAAAGCTGGCCGTGGTAGGAATTGAAGGTTTCTTAGATTTTCAACCTCAGTTTGCAAGTAATACGCTTAATGAGCAAGGTGTTGAAGCTATTCCTTATCATATCCACTTACCGTTATTAGATAGATTGCGTGATAATCCAAGTGAATTTAGAGCAGTTAATATTGCGCGTTACTTAGATAAACCTGAAAACACACAAGCGTTAGCTGACGAACTGAAAAAGCATGTTGATGACAGTGTTGAAGCGATTATTTTACCTGCATGTATTGGACTTGATGCTGAAGAGCCTGTGACATTACTGCAACAGTTAGTCGGTAAAGCGATTTGTCTATTACCAACATTGCCACCTTCTCTATTAGGAATTCGTCTACATCAAGCATTAAAACTGCGTTTTCAAAAAGCGGGTGGTTTAATCATGCCAGGTGATCGCGCGGAGGAAGTTGACTTAGTGGGTAACACTGTTACAGGCGTTCACACTAGAAATCACACTGATATTCCTATTCGTAGTGAGCATGTGGTGTTAGCAACGGGAAGCTTTTTTAATAATGGCTTAATTGCCGAATTCGATCGTGTTTATGAGCCTTTAATGGAGCTGGATTTGTTAGAGGTATTACCTCGTAATGAGTGGACACAAGAGAATGTCTTTGCGAAACAGCCTTATATGCGCTTTGGTGTTAATACCGATAGCCAATTAAGGCCCATGAAATATGGTGAAGTATTAGACAATGTCTATGCTGTGGGCGCTGTGTTAGGTGGATTTGATCCGCTAAATGAAGGTTGTGGTGCTGGTGTTTCAATGATTAGTGCTCTTTATGCCGCGCAACAAATTTTACAACATCACAAATCAGAACAGACCACATCTGCGGTTGTGGAGGCAGCACAATGA
- the yhhQ_1 gene encoding Inner membrane protein yhhQ, with protein sequence MGAFTFPFIFLATDLTVRIYGAPLARRIITAVMLPALAISYLISTLFFQGSWQGFTSLGDFNIMVARIATASFMAYVLGQIMDVSVFNRLRQQQKWWVAPSAAMFFGNLLDTLAFFFIAFYRSTDTFMATNWVEIALVDYVFKLTICMFFFLPAYGVLLNFILRYFFSQQNNSERKFVEIN encoded by the coding sequence TTGGGAGCCTTTACTTTTCCGTTTATTTTCCTAGCAACAGATTTAACGGTTCGTATTTATGGTGCCCCCCTTGCCAGACGCATTATTACTGCCGTGATGCTACCCGCATTAGCGATTTCTTACCTGATATCAACACTCTTTTTTCAAGGAAGTTGGCAGGGTTTTACCTCATTAGGTGATTTCAATATCATGGTGGCAAGGATCGCAACAGCAAGCTTTATGGCTTATGTGTTAGGTCAAATCATGGATGTGTCTGTCTTTAATCGTTTAAGACAACAACAAAAATGGTGGGTAGCACCAAGTGCAGCAATGTTCTTTGGTAATTTACTCGACACACTCGCATTCTTCTTTATTGCCTTTTATCGCAGTACAGATACCTTTATGGCGACAAATTGGGTTGAAATTGCCTTAGTCGACTATGTATTCAAATTAACCATTTGTATGTTTTTTTTCTTGCCGGCCTATGGTGTATTACTGAACTTTATTTTGCGTTACTTTTTTTCCCAACAAAATAATTCTGAAAGAAAATTCGTTGAGATAAATTAA
- the glpC gene encoding sn-glycerol-3-phosphate dehydrogenase subunit C — translation MSLQDNSFEACIKCTVCTTYCPVAKVNPLYPGPKQAGPDGERLRLKDPMLYDEALKYCTNCKRCEVACPSDVKIGDIISRAKLNYNTKTPKIRDAILSHTDLMGTLSTPMAPIVNTITGLKPVRKILDKALKIDHRRELPKYSFGTFRTWMKKQVEEQARFKDQVAFFHGCYANYNHPQLGKDLVKVFNKMDIGVQLLKREKCCGVALIANGFVKQAKKQAAVNLESLTEKIVENNIPVVATSSTCTFTIRDEYEHILDVDTSKVRENIELATRYIYRLLEDGRELPLKHTPLKVVYHTPCHMEKMGWTAYSIDLIKRIPGVEVIVLDSQCCGIAGTYGFKSENYDVAQGIGAGLFRQIEESGCDLVITDCETCKWQIEMSTTKKCEHPISLLARAL, via the coding sequence ATGAGTTTACAAGATAACAGTTTTGAAGCTTGCATTAAGTGTACAGTTTGTACAACTTACTGCCCTGTTGCAAAAGTGAATCCACTTTATCCTGGTCCTAAACAAGCAGGCCCTGATGGTGAGCGTTTACGCTTAAAAGATCCGATGCTTTATGATGAAGCATTGAAATATTGTACTAACTGTAAGCGTTGTGAAGTCGCATGTCCGTCAGATGTAAAAATTGGTGATATCATTTCGCGCGCGAAACTGAACTACAATACCAAAACACCTAAAATTCGGGATGCTATTTTAAGTCATACGGATTTAATGGGAACACTGTCAACGCCAATGGCGCCGATAGTAAATACTATTACCGGATTAAAACCAGTCCGTAAAATCTTGGATAAAGCGCTTAAAATCGATCATCGTCGTGAATTACCAAAATACTCTTTTGGTACATTTAGAACATGGATGAAAAAACAAGTTGAAGAGCAGGCGCGTTTTAAAGATCAAGTTGCCTTCTTCCATGGTTGTTATGCTAACTATAACCACCCACAATTAGGGAAAGATTTAGTTAAAGTATTTAACAAAATGGATATTGGTGTTCAGTTATTAAAACGTGAAAAATGCTGTGGTGTTGCATTAATTGCGAATGGTTTTGTTAAACAAGCCAAAAAACAAGCCGCCGTGAACCTTGAATCTCTGACAGAAAAAATTGTTGAAAACAACATTCCTGTCGTTGCAACATCATCAACTTGTACCTTCACTATTCGTGATGAGTATGAACACATCCTTGATGTTGATACATCAAAAGTACGTGAAAATATCGAATTAGCGACACGTTATATTTATCGCTTACTAGAAGATGGCCGTGAATTACCACTGAAACACACCCCGTTAAAAGTGGTATATCACACTCCTTGTCATATGGAAAAAATGGGTTGGACAGCATATTCTATTGATTTAATTAAACGTATCCCTGGTGTTGAAGTGATCGTTCTTGACTCTCAATGTTGTGGTATTGCCGGAACTTATGGTTTTAAATCTGAAAACTACGATGTTGCGCAAGGTATTGGGGCTGGCTTATTCCGTCAAATTGAAGAGAGTGGTTGCGATTTAGTCATAACAGACTGTGAAACCTGTAAATGGCAAATAGAGATGTCAACAACGAAAAAATGTGAACACCCTATTAGTTTATTGGCAAGAGCATTATAA
- the sirA_1 gene encoding sulfurtransferase (tRNA 2-thiouridine synthesizing protein A) — protein MNAQFDDATKTLDTLGLRCPEPVMLVRKTIRNMALGETLLVIADDPATVRDIPGFCRFMEHDLLNQETQSAPYRYLIRKKESNL, from the coding sequence ATGAATGCTCAATTTGATGATGCAACTAAAACATTAGATACGTTGGGGCTACGTTGCCCAGAGCCAGTCATGTTAGTCCGTAAAACCATAAGAAATATGGCATTAGGTGAGACGTTATTAGTGATTGCTGATGATCCTGCCACAGTGCGTGATATTCCTGGCTTTTGTCGATTTATGGAACATGATTTATTAAATCAAGAGACACAATCTGCACCTTATCGTTATCTTATCCGTAAAAAAGAGAGCAATCTGTAA
- the gldA_2 gene encoding glycerol dehydrogenase: protein MLKIIQSPAKYIQGPDALFHIGKYTKPFGDRALIIADKFVMELVGSTVKDSMSQYEVNGHFELFNGECTHNEINRLSELAKAQASLVIIGVGGGKTLDTAKAVAYKCQLPVVISPTIASTDAPTSALSVIYTELGAFDSYLFYPTNPDVVVMDTNVIASAPARLLVAGMGDALATYFEARACSNAQKQTMAGGKSTLAALALAELCYNTLLEDGYKAKLSVSRGVCTTAVENIIEANTFLSGIGFESAGLAAAHAIHNGFTALEECHHMYHGEKVAFGTLVQLVLENSPLEELEEFLDFCILVGLPVTLEELGINATGDELNEKIMAVAELSCAEGETIYNMPFDIDSDKVYAAILTADQLGREWLY from the coding sequence ATGTTAAAAATTATTCAATCCCCCGCTAAATATATTCAAGGGCCTGATGCGTTATTTCATATCGGTAAATACACTAAGCCTTTTGGTGATAGAGCATTGATCATTGCTGATAAATTTGTAATGGAATTAGTCGGCAGTACCGTTAAAGACAGTATGTCTCAGTATGAAGTTAATGGGCATTTCGAATTGTTTAATGGTGAATGTACACATAACGAAATTAATCGTTTATCCGAACTCGCAAAAGCCCAAGCATCGCTTGTGATCATCGGCGTTGGTGGTGGTAAAACACTCGATACTGCCAAGGCTGTTGCTTATAAATGTCAGCTCCCTGTCGTGATATCGCCTACCATTGCGTCGACTGATGCCCCAACCAGTGCTCTTTCCGTGATTTATACAGAACTCGGCGCCTTTGATAGTTACCTGTTTTACCCAACCAACCCTGATGTGGTTGTTATGGATACCAATGTTATCGCTTCTGCGCCTGCCCGTTTATTAGTTGCAGGTATGGGTGATGCTTTAGCAACTTATTTTGAAGCGAGAGCCTGTAGCAACGCGCAAAAACAAACTATGGCGGGAGGTAAATCAACACTTGCAGCACTTGCTTTGGCAGAACTTTGTTATAACACGCTTTTAGAAGATGGCTATAAAGCAAAACTGTCTGTTAGTCGCGGGGTTTGCACAACAGCCGTCGAAAATATTATCGAAGCCAATACATTCCTAAGTGGTATTGGTTTTGAAAGTGCAGGTCTTGCTGCCGCTCATGCCATTCATAATGGATTTACCGCATTAGAAGAGTGCCACCATATGTATCATGGCGAAAAAGTTGCCTTTGGTACATTAGTGCAATTAGTTTTAGAAAACAGTCCATTGGAAGAATTAGAAGAATTTCTCGACTTCTGTATTTTAGTGGGCTTACCTGTCACCTTAGAAGAATTAGGTATCAACGCTACAGGCGACGAGTTGAATGAAAAAATCATGGCAGTGGCTGAGTTAAGCTGTGCAGAAGGAGAGACAATTTATAACATGCCATTTGATATTGATTCAGATAAGGTTTACGCCGCTATTTTAACTGCCGACCAATTAGGTCGGGAATGGCTTTATTAA